One Microcebus murinus isolate Inina chromosome 7, M.murinus_Inina_mat1.0, whole genome shotgun sequence genomic region harbors:
- the CA2 gene encoding carbonic anhydrase 2, translating into MSHHWGYGEHNGPEHWHKDFPIAKGERQSPVDINTGEAKHDPSLKPLSVSYEKAASRRILNNGHSFNVEFDDSQDKAVIKGGPLDGTYRLIQFHFHWGSLDQQGSEHTVDKKKYAAELHLVHWNTKYGDFGKAVQHPDGLAVVGVFMKIGSAKPGLQKVIDALDSIKTKNKQADFTDFDPRGLLPESLDYWTYLGSLTTPPLLECVTWIVLKEPITVSKEQMMKFRSLNFNGEGEPEELMVDNWRPAQPLKNRQIKASFK; encoded by the exons ATGTCCCATCACTGGGGATACGGCGAGCACAACG GGCCTGAGCACTGGCATAAGGACTTTCCCATTGCCAAAGGAGAGCGTCAGTCCCCTGTCGACATCAATACCGGTGAAGCCAAGCACGACCCTTCCCTGAAGCCTCTGTCTGTTTCCTATGAAAAAGCGGCTTCTAGGAGGATCCTCAACAATGGTCACTCTTTCAACGTGGAGTTTGATGACTCCCAGGACAAAGCAG tgatcAAAGGAGGACCCCTCGATGGCACTTACAGATTGATTCAGTTTCACTTTCACTGGGGTTCACTTGATCAGCAAGGTTCTGAGCACACTGTGGACAAAAAGAAATATGCTGCAGAG CTTCACTTGGTTCACTGGAACACCAAGTACGGGGATTTTGGAAAAGCTGTGCAGCATCCTGACGGACTGGCTGTTGTGGGTGTTTTTATGAAG ATTGGCAGTGCTAAACCAGGCCTTCAGAAAGTCATTGATGCTCTGGATTCtataaaaacaaag AATAAGCAGGCTGACTTCACTGACTTTGATCCTCGGGGCCTCCTTCCTGAAAGTCTGGACTACTGGACCTACCTGGGCTCACTGACGACCCCTCCTCTTCTGGAATGTGTCACCTGGATTGTGCTCAAGGAACCCATCACTGTGAGCAAGGAGCAG ATGATGAAATTCCGTAGTCTTAACTTCAACGGGGAGGGCGAGCCTGAGGAACTGATGGTGGACAACTGGCGTCCGGCCCAGCCACTAAAGAACAGACAAATCAAAGCTTCCTTCAAATAG